In Phyllopteryx taeniolatus isolate TA_2022b chromosome 1, UOR_Ptae_1.2, whole genome shotgun sequence, the following proteins share a genomic window:
- the tafa5l gene encoding chemokine-like protein TAFA-5, which produces MQSGVKTLSAGGGASLCCLLLLWLIYSHLLREGQLAVGTCEIVMLNRDSSVPRRTVARQTARCACRRGQIAGTTRARPACVDARIVRSRQWCEMTPCVEGEVCSLLFNRSGWTCTRSSGRIKTVTPLPKEPS; this is translated from the exons ATGCAGTCCGGCGTGAAGACGCTCTCAGCAGGTGGAGGTGCTTCCCTCTGTTGCCTTCTGCTCCTCTGGCTCATCTACTCCCATCTGCTCCGAGAGG GCCAGTTGGCGGTGGGAACCTGCGAGATAGTGATGCTCAACAGGGACAGCAGCGTTCCCAGACGGACCGTCGCCAGGCAGACGGCCCGCTGCGCCTGCCGGAGAGGTCAGATCGCCGGCACCACACGGGCGAGGCCAGCGTGTGTTGATG CGCGAATCGTGCGGAGTCGTCAGTGGTGTGAGATGACTCCCTGTGTGGAGGGCGAGGTCTGCAGCCTCCTTTTCAACCGCTCGGGATGGACCTGCACCAGAAGCAGCGGACGCATCAAGACCGTCACG CCTTTGCCCAAGGAGCCATCGTAG